A single Leptolyngbya ohadii IS1 DNA region contains:
- a CDS encoding sensor histidine kinase, with the protein MISSRAPYILFSVKDQGRGIPAEKLELIFGRFQQVDSSDSREKGGTGLGLAICKNIVQQHGGHIWVESKLNQGSIFYFTLPMRSEDDRFS; encoded by the coding sequence ATCATTTCTTCACGCGCCCCATATATCCTTTTTTCTGTTAAAGACCAGGGGCGGGGAATCCCAGCGGAAAAGCTTGAATTGATCTTTGGGCGTTTCCAGCAGGTTGATAGTTCAGACTCCCGTGAAAAAGGCGGCACAGGGTTAGGACTTGCCATCTGTAAAAATATTGTGCAGCAGCACGGCGGACATATCTGGGTCGAGAGTAAACTGAATCAGGGCAGCATATTTTACTTCACTCTGCCAATGCGTTCCGAAGACGATCGCTTTTCGTGA
- a CDS encoding class I SAM-dependent methyltransferase, translated as MIEVLPDRQTVQTATQILQQQGLPTHLTPQKNWDQALLAQLLEPIDRQAAILDMGCGDCCTLDFLAALGFTSLHGIDLQIKDLQADKPESRPYQLSEGDLMHTPFADRSYEVLTSISVIEHGVDLNAFFAEADRLLKPNGILYVTTDYWETKIPIDSTIKPFGLSWQIFSREEIQQAIDLAEQHGLTPIQETAIPACQESPVSWYSRDYTFIALAFRKVG; from the coding sequence GTGATAGAAGTTTTACCCGATCGCCAAACTGTCCAAACTGCTACCCAAATCCTTCAGCAGCAGGGCTTACCCACTCACCTGACTCCGCAGAAAAACTGGGATCAGGCATTGCTTGCCCAGTTGCTTGAACCGATCGATCGTCAAGCGGCAATTCTAGACATGGGCTGTGGGGATTGTTGTACTCTCGATTTTCTAGCCGCACTGGGTTTCACGAGTCTGCACGGAATTGATTTGCAGATTAAAGATCTGCAAGCCGACAAACCGGAATCTCGTCCCTATCAGCTTTCTGAGGGCGATCTGATGCACACCCCCTTTGCCGATCGCTCCTACGAGGTTCTCACCAGCATTTCCGTAATCGAGCATGGGGTAGACCTGAATGCCTTTTTTGCCGAAGCCGATCGTCTTTTAAAGCCCAACGGCATTTTGTACGTCACCACGGACTACTGGGAAACGAAGATCCCGATCGACTCCACCATCAAACCGTTTGGGCTGTCCTGGCAGATCTTTTCCAGGGAGGAGATTCAGCAGGCGATCGATCTGGCAGAGCAGCACGGACTGACCCCGATTCAGGAAACCGCCATCCCTGCCTGTCAGGAATCCCCAGTCTCCTGGTACAGTCGCGACTATACCTTTATTGCCCTCGCCTTTCGCAAAGTCGGTTAA
- a CDS encoding EamA family transporter translates to MANSLSVRRSSGLGLGAIALAAFLWSVAAIVASRLFQNGVTPSQLATARATIAAIGLGLFYLRGKPLNRQTFRLDKRGIGLGISLAMVTFTYYVAIDRLSVAIALVIQYTAPAIVVLVSAARKRRFPDLVMLLASGIALLGVALVSGLGAGELRLDTVGLIGAILSAIFFAGYTLFSDAMVQDFGAIGVMFRGFLISSLFWLGVQVSQGFPAAVFQPANLPGILFTGIGGTLIPFCLLCWGIQQVSVERATIAATLEPVMAAVLAWLLLGQTLTPLQIIGSGLILAAVTSLQLWQSRLK, encoded by the coding sequence TTGGCAAATTCTCTCAGCGTCAGGCGATCGAGCGGGTTGGGATTAGGGGCGATCGCGCTGGCAGCGTTTCTCTGGTCTGTAGCGGCAATTGTCGCCAGTCGTCTGTTTCAGAACGGCGTTACCCCTAGTCAGCTTGCCACTGCACGGGCAACGATCGCGGCGATCGGCTTGGGACTCTTTTATCTCAGAGGAAAACCGCTAAATCGGCAAACCTTCCGCTTAGATAAACGGGGGATTGGGCTGGGAATTTCCCTGGCAATGGTAACGTTTACCTACTATGTGGCGATCGATCGGCTCTCGGTAGCAATTGCGCTAGTAATTCAGTACACGGCTCCGGCGATCGTGGTGCTGGTAAGTGCGGCTCGCAAACGGCGATTCCCGGATCTGGTGATGCTGCTGGCGTCAGGGATTGCCTTGCTGGGCGTTGCGCTGGTATCTGGCTTGGGGGCGGGTGAACTGAGGCTCGATACCGTGGGACTGATTGGTGCAATCTTAAGCGCGATTTTCTTTGCCGGATATACCCTGTTCAGCGATGCGATGGTGCAGGACTTCGGGGCAATTGGGGTGATGTTTCGCGGATTCCTCATCTCCAGTCTGTTCTGGCTGGGAGTGCAGGTGAGCCAGGGCTTTCCGGCGGCAGTGTTTCAGCCTGCAAATCTTCCCGGCATTCTGTTTACGGGCATTGGCGGCACGCTAATTCCTTTCTGTTTGCTCTGCTGGGGCATTCAGCAAGTTTCAGTAGAACGCGCCACGATCGCCGCAACGCTGGAACCCGTAATGGCGGCAGTTCTGGCATGGCTGCTGCTGGGTCAAACCCTGACTCCGCTCCAGATCATCGGCAGTGGCTTGATTCTGGCGGCAGTGACTTCTCTGCAACTGTGGCAGTCCCGATTAAAGTAG
- a CDS encoding NAD(P)H dehydrogenase subunit NdhS, with product MILPGAAVRVTNTNDIYYGYQGLVQRVGDGNAAVLFEGGNWDKLVTFKLSDIEAIDAKAGRAKK from the coding sequence ATGATTCTGCCTGGAGCTGCGGTTCGCGTGACCAACACCAACGATATCTACTATGGCTATCAAGGTTTAGTTCAGCGTGTGGGAGATGGCAATGCAGCAGTGCTGTTTGAGGGCGGCAACTGGGATAAGCTCGTCACCTTCAAGCTCTCTGATATTGAAGCGATCGATGCTAAAGCGGGACGCGCCAAAAAATAG
- a CDS encoding AI-2E family transporter: protein MRTSELLRRYLLYGLSGPVIVLNLWVLAQVFQYFEGIITLVVLSAVLALILNYLVQAFQRFGSTRSQAVFMVLMLFMVMLILLASTLIPILIDQTNQLLQRLPELVQASNQNISWLESLINRNSLPLNFDQIANQLVTQIQGILARLPELALNTLGQLFASVFWIVLAFYMLLYGDRFWKGLIRLLPERFGGALSSSLQQQFHQFFLSQVLLALIMVACLIPTLLILQIKFTLLFTLIIGLFEVVPLIGPTIGISLVCLLIWGLQGFVPSVQVLAACVIYQQIIDNIIAPRLRGNFTGLNPIWIIISLLIGGRVAGFVGVVLAMPIAATIKSTIEAMRSIEEPIEPEVVIVQTEQIEEISEQISEQISEQISEQISEQLSSRSVEGTD, encoded by the coding sequence ATGCGAACTTCTGAACTGCTGCGCCGCTATTTGCTCTACGGATTGAGCGGTCCTGTGATCGTGCTGAATCTGTGGGTTCTGGCGCAGGTCTTCCAGTATTTTGAAGGCATTATTACGCTGGTGGTTCTCAGTGCAGTGCTGGCGCTGATTTTGAACTATTTGGTGCAGGCGTTTCAGCGGTTTGGCTCTACCCGGAGTCAGGCAGTGTTTATGGTGCTGATGCTGTTTATGGTGATGCTGATCCTGCTGGCATCGACGCTCATCCCCATTCTGATCGACCAGACCAATCAGCTTTTGCAAAGACTGCCGGAACTGGTGCAGGCGAGCAACCAGAATATTAGCTGGCTGGAATCACTGATTAACCGCAACAGCCTGCCGCTGAACTTTGATCAAATCGCCAATCAGCTTGTCACGCAGATTCAGGGCATTCTTGCCCGCCTGCCAGAACTGGCGCTGAATACGTTGGGGCAGCTTTTTGCTTCGGTGTTCTGGATTGTGCTGGCGTTTTATATGCTGCTCTATGGCGATCGCTTCTGGAAAGGATTGATCCGCCTCTTACCGGAGCGGTTTGGCGGTGCGCTCAGCAGTTCCCTTCAGCAGCAGTTTCACCAGTTTTTCCTCAGTCAGGTGTTGCTGGCGCTCATCATGGTGGCCTGCCTGATCCCGACGCTGCTGATCTTGCAAATTAAATTCACCCTGCTGTTTACGCTGATTATTGGTTTGTTTGAGGTGGTGCCGCTGATTGGTCCCACGATCGGCATCAGTCTAGTCTGTTTGCTGATCTGGGGGCTTCAGGGCTTTGTGCCTTCGGTGCAGGTGTTGGCTGCCTGTGTGATCTATCAGCAAATTATCGATAACATCATTGCGCCCCGACTGCGCGGCAATTTCACCGGACTCAATCCGATCTGGATTATTATCTCGCTGCTGATTGGGGGACGAGTTGCCGGATTTGTGGGCGTGGTGCTGGCAATGCCGATCGCCGCAACGATTAAAAGCACGATCGAGGCAATGCGATCGATCGAGGAACCCATAGAACCGGAGGTCGTGATTGTGCAGACGGAACAAATAGAGGAAATATCAGAGCAGATATCAGAGCAGATATCAGAGCAGATATCAGAACAAATCTCAGAGCAACTGTCTTCGCGATCGGTGGAAGGGACAGATTAG
- a CDS encoding glutathione S-transferase family protein: MLELYQFELSHYCEKVRLILDYKGLSYRKIEITPGIGQLDIFRMSGQRQVPVLKDGNEVIADSTEIALYLDRKYPDRPLIPTDTKERAQCFILEQWADESVGINARKLLINAVGQDSTFLTSALPSGTPGFLRSLVQSVPREAIEVVGFGAGASPDAVKTARKEMHRSLESLSNILRDQPYLVGDQLTLADLAVAAMTMYVKFPVGTYLELPAAIKGKGSAELINDPMLQPFWDWRDRIYADFRKAPLTAASSAASSSSGGPTSINID; this comes from the coding sequence ATGCTGGAACTTTACCAGTTTGAGCTATCCCATTACTGCGAAAAAGTGCGGCTAATCCTGGACTACAAGGGGTTAAGCTACCGCAAAATCGAGATTACACCGGGAATCGGGCAGCTTGATATTTTTCGGATGTCGGGGCAGCGGCAGGTTCCCGTCCTCAAAGACGGCAATGAAGTGATTGCAGACTCTACCGAAATTGCGCTTTATCTCGATCGCAAATATCCCGATCGTCCATTAATTCCCACGGATACCAAGGAGCGGGCGCAGTGCTTCATCCTGGAACAGTGGGCAGATGAGTCGGTCGGCATTAACGCCCGGAAGCTGTTGATTAATGCAGTAGGTCAGGACTCTACTTTTTTGACCTCAGCGCTGCCGTCCGGAACACCCGGATTTTTGCGATCGCTAGTCCAGTCGGTGCCCCGTGAGGCGATCGAGGTCGTGGGATTTGGTGCCGGAGCCAGCCCCGATGCCGTTAAGACTGCCCGCAAGGAAATGCACCGCAGCCTGGAGTCGCTCAGCAACATTTTGCGCGATCAGCCCTATCTGGTTGGCGATCAGCTGACGCTGGCAGACCTTGCTGTGGCAGCAATGACGATGTACGTCAAATTTCCGGTGGGCACGTATCTGGAACTGCCAGCGGCAATCAAGGGCAAAGGTTCTGCCGAGCTGATTAACGATCCGATGCTGCAACCCTTCTGGGACTGGCGCGATCGAATTTATGCAGATTTTCGCAAGGCTCCGCTCACGGCAGCATCCTCGGCGGCGAGTTCGTCGTCAGGAGGTCCGACCTCAATCAATATCGATTAG
- a CDS encoding HAS-barrel domain-containing protein, with the protein MRLPLPQFSSQSRHPGYFAEVIETATTEFLAQCLEPEDLSFAVMPPFGSWVKARDEESGNVVYAVVYHATTSPIDSVHRARALGLSLEDLREQQPQIFAMLKTEFRAAIVGFESGRSAESTRNGSGTKNGNGRKNGSSHAHTSGIIYQHLPPRPPQIHQAVYYCEPEEVLHFSEQLDFLRTLLQVNGAPVDGLAAAAIREIYRLRQADRQWLVQAGRTLSILLKDDYDRLRIILSQIYI; encoded by the coding sequence ATGCGCCTCCCCCTCCCCCAATTCAGCTCCCAGAGCCGTCACCCTGGCTATTTTGCCGAAGTGATCGAGACGGCAACGACTGAATTCCTGGCGCAGTGCCTTGAACCGGAGGATTTGAGCTTTGCGGTGATGCCGCCCTTTGGCAGTTGGGTGAAGGCAAGGGATGAGGAGTCCGGCAACGTTGTGTATGCGGTGGTTTACCATGCCACCACCAGCCCGATCGACTCCGTGCATCGTGCCAGGGCATTAGGACTTTCGCTAGAAGATCTGCGCGAGCAGCAGCCCCAGATTTTTGCCATGCTGAAAACCGAATTTCGGGCGGCGATCGTTGGTTTTGAGTCTGGGCGTTCTGCGGAAAGCACGAGAAATGGCAGCGGCACGAAAAACGGCAACGGCAGAAAGAACGGCAGCAGCCATGCCCATACTTCAGGCATAATCTATCAGCATTTGCCACCCCGCCCGCCCCAGATTCACCAAGCGGTTTATTACTGTGAACCCGAAGAGGTGCTGCACTTCAGCGAACAGCTGGATTTTCTGCGAACCCTGCTCCAGGTTAACGGTGCCCCAGTGGATGGGTTGGCAGCCGCAGCCATTCGGGAAATTTATCGCCTGCGGCAGGCAGATCGCCAGTGGCTTGTGCAGGCAGGACGCACCCTCAGCATTCTGCTCAAAGATGACTACGATCGCCTGCGAATTATCCTGAGTCAGATTTATATTTAA
- a CDS encoding cysteine hydrolase family protein → MKYLPSNAVLLIIDVQKAIDHPSWGRRNDPQAEANIARLLEAWRQTQRPVVHVRHLSTQPNSTYRPGQEGVDFKEIVMPHPSETIVDKQVHCAFIGTNLESWLRSRGYDVLVVTGVITNNSVEATVRVAGNLGFDTYVVSDATATFDKWDLEQNLHSAEVVHALSLANMQGEYANVTDTETILRHLLPQ, encoded by the coding sequence GATCGATCATCCAAGCTGGGGACGGCGTAACGATCCTCAAGCTGAGGCAAATATTGCGCGGTTGCTGGAGGCGTGGCGTCAAACTCAACGTCCCGTCGTCCATGTTCGTCATCTATCTACACAGCCGAATTCAACCTATCGCCCTGGACAAGAGGGGGTTGACTTCAAAGAAATCGTCATGCCTCACCCCTCTGAAACGATCGTGGATAAACAGGTTCACTGCGCTTTTATCGGCACAAACTTAGAAAGTTGGCTGCGAAGCAGAGGCTATGACGTTCTAGTTGTCACAGGGGTCATTACCAATAACTCCGTTGAAGCAACGGTGAGAGTCGCGGGCAATCTTGGCTTTGATACCTACGTCGTTTCAGACGCAACGGCAACATTCGATAAGTGGGATTTAGAGCAAAATCTGCACTCTGCGGAAGTCGTTCATGCCTTATCGCTGGCAAATATGCAGGGAGAGTATGCAAATGTGACTGATACAGAAACAATTCTTCGGCATCTCTTGCCGCAATAA
- a CDS encoding PAS domain S-box protein, whose product MNASQWFSRFKSFPLRYILVVPFVLQTVGAVALVGYLSYRSGRQATTELANQLMDETGNLVISKLGENLANAKLASRTTVAAIQAGYINGLELQTVEPFFVQQFSLMPTLSALAIANEKREFLAIERSQPDKLVVRRFQPTDASQGLFYRYEGDQNGKNLVLKEIRRNYNPHNDPPGNPWYEAGRRSPDGTWRLVVSLGLGQDSPTLNLIHLRPFSDAAGQFQGVAPAGIYLTYLGKFLQDLKVSKNGQVFLIDQDRLLVATSTGEVPFNRTPSQTLAQNVAVRPRRLSVLQSQNALTRAAASHLLTPEAGNPIAVNQPQSSSFLLNHQRYFVRTVPLGGDLNWSAVVVVPESDFMSTIWENSQRTFLLCLLTLLGSIALGWITARRIVSPIARLNRSSLALANGEWQEPLTEETSIAEINTLTHSFNRTAEQLQQSFDRIKTALVESEEKFTSIFRTNPDPMIIASFDEGRILDVNQSMVEFFGYSRGAIVGQTTLHIGLWRELDKRQQFRQQLQQQGKVRSLETTVYTQLGELKTILLSADLKELDGQLCIIAVIKDISDRKQAEIALKQALQELHSHIENSPLATVRWNREFQVEDWSKQAERMFGWTAAEVRGKRFREWQFVFDEDQNDVHQTTAQLLTGVSGIVVNRNYHKDGSILTCEWYNSVLLDEAGNVVSILSLVQNITERKRAEQELEQAKEAAEAANQAKSAFLASMSHELRTPLNSILGFSELMQVDRDTAVKHRQYAKTIHSNGTYLLKLINEILNLAKIEAGKLTLTKQGINLFDKLRSVRTTVSRQINRKKLHFYLEASPAVPPYILVDAQKLEQVLLNLLSNAIKFTEQGGITLRVTVVGEAQEQVAGFPTSPMLSETSQITLRFEVEDTGIGISAEDLNLIFNAFAQTSAGQQMSEGTGLGLTISRRLVQFMGGDITAQSVLGQGSIFQFTLPVEVVDEEANTVPTIDCPMIELAPHQPQYRILVVDDQAENRLLVVEWFERLGITLQEAVTGEEAFLLWQQWQPHLIWMDIQLPDIDGYEVTRRIRASAQANELAVSPIIIALTAQALPEDRVLALAAGCDDYLSKPVRQTDLFRKMEKYLGTQFIYSQSMKPSVGIEE is encoded by the coding sequence GTGAATGCAAGTCAATGGTTTAGTCGCTTCAAATCCTTTCCGCTTCGCTACATTCTGGTCGTTCCTTTTGTTCTACAAACGGTGGGCGCTGTAGCCCTGGTGGGATACCTGTCCTACCGCAGTGGGCGGCAAGCAACGACCGAGCTAGCCAATCAGCTGATGGACGAAACGGGCAATCTCGTGATCAGCAAGCTAGGTGAGAACCTTGCCAATGCTAAATTAGCGTCTCGCACCACTGTTGCAGCAATTCAGGCGGGCTACATCAACGGGCTGGAGCTGCAAACCGTGGAACCCTTCTTTGTGCAGCAGTTTTCCCTGATGCCAACGCTCAGCGCCCTGGCGATCGCCAATGAAAAGCGAGAGTTTCTGGCAATTGAACGATCGCAGCCCGATAAGCTAGTAGTGCGTCGGTTTCAGCCAACGGATGCCAGTCAGGGCTTGTTCTACCGCTATGAGGGCGACCAGAACGGCAAAAATCTGGTTCTCAAAGAGATTCGGCGAAACTATAACCCCCATAACGATCCGCCGGGAAACCCCTGGTACGAAGCAGGGCGTCGATCGCCGGATGGAACGTGGCGGCTGGTGGTGAGTTTGGGGCTAGGGCAGGACTCTCCCACACTGAATTTGATTCATCTGCGTCCGTTTAGCGATGCCGCCGGACAGTTCCAGGGAGTTGCTCCTGCGGGCATTTATCTCACCTATTTAGGCAAATTTCTACAAGATCTCAAGGTCAGCAAAAACGGGCAGGTTTTTCTTATCGATCAGGACAGACTGCTAGTTGCCACCTCTACGGGAGAAGTGCCGTTTAATCGCACCCCCAGCCAAACCCTTGCCCAAAATGTAGCGGTTAGACCGCGTCGGCTCTCGGTTCTCCAGAGCCAAAATGCCCTGACTCGTGCAGCTGCCTCCCATCTACTGACACCAGAAGCGGGCAACCCGATCGCGGTGAATCAGCCTCAATCCTCCAGCTTTTTGCTCAACCACCAGCGATATTTCGTGCGTACCGTTCCCCTAGGGGGCGATTTGAACTGGTCTGCCGTCGTGGTTGTGCCCGAATCCGATTTTATGTCTACCATCTGGGAGAATAGCCAGCGCACTTTCCTCCTCTGTTTGCTGACGCTGCTGGGATCGATTGCCCTGGGATGGATTACGGCAAGGCGAATTGTGAGTCCGATCGCACGGCTTAATCGGTCAAGTTTGGCGCTGGCAAATGGCGAATGGCAGGAACCCTTGACGGAGGAAACGTCGATCGCTGAAATAAACACCCTAACGCACTCGTTTAATCGCACCGCAGAGCAGCTCCAGCAGTCCTTCGATCGCATTAAAACGGCACTGGTGGAATCGGAGGAGAAATTTACCTCCATCTTCCGCACCAACCCCGACCCCATGATCATCGCCAGCTTCGATGAGGGACGTATTCTGGATGTTAACCAGAGCATGGTTGAGTTTTTTGGTTACTCCCGTGGGGCGATCGTGGGTCAAACAACTCTGCATATCGGGCTATGGCGTGAACTCGATAAGCGACAGCAGTTCCGGCAGCAGCTTCAGCAGCAGGGCAAGGTTCGCAGTCTGGAAACCACGGTTTATACCCAGCTGGGCGAACTCAAGACAATTCTGCTCTCCGCCGATCTAAAGGAGCTAGACGGGCAACTGTGCATCATTGCGGTGATTAAGGACATTAGCGATCGTAAGCAGGCTGAAATTGCTTTGAAACAGGCGCTTCAGGAGCTGCACTCCCACATCGAAAACTCACCGCTGGCAACAGTTCGCTGGAATCGGGAATTTCAGGTGGAGGACTGGTCGAAACAGGCGGAGCGAATGTTTGGCTGGACAGCGGCAGAAGTCCGGGGAAAGCGCTTTCGCGAGTGGCAGTTTGTGTTTGATGAAGACCAGAATGATGTGCATCAGACCACAGCCCAACTGCTGACCGGGGTGAGCGGCATTGTGGTTAACCGAAATTATCACAAGGATGGCTCAATCCTGACCTGTGAGTGGTATAACTCTGTCCTGTTAGATGAGGCGGGCAATGTCGTCTCTATCCTTTCTCTGGTGCAGAATATTACCGAGCGCAAGCGGGCAGAGCAGGAACTAGAGCAGGCAAAAGAAGCAGCAGAGGCGGCAAACCAGGCAAAAAGTGCTTTTCTTGCCAGCATGAGCCACGAACTGCGAACCCCCCTGAACAGCATCCTTGGATTTTCTGAGCTAATGCAGGTCGATCGCGATACTGCTGTGAAACATCGGCAATACGCTAAGACGATTCACAGCAACGGCACGTATCTTCTGAAGCTCATCAATGAAATTCTGAATTTGGCAAAAATCGAAGCTGGAAAACTAACGCTGACCAAACAAGGAATTAACCTGTTCGACAAGCTGCGTTCAGTCCGCACAACCGTCAGCAGGCAAATCAATCGCAAGAAATTGCACTTTTACCTGGAGGCTTCTCCTGCCGTTCCGCCCTACATCCTGGTCGATGCTCAAAAGCTGGAGCAGGTTCTCCTGAACTTACTGAGTAATGCAATTAAATTCACGGAGCAGGGCGGCATTACGCTGCGCGTTACGGTGGTAGGGGAGGCACAGGAGCAGGTTGCGGGGTTTCCTACTTCTCCGATGTTGTCTGAGACTTCCCAGATCACCCTGCGCTTTGAAGTTGAGGATACGGGCATTGGGATTAGTGCTGAGGACTTAAACCTGATTTTTAATGCCTTTGCACAAACCTCGGCAGGGCAGCAAATGAGCGAAGGGACGGGGCTGGGTCTCACGATTAGTCGTCGGCTAGTACAGTTTATGGGCGGGGATATTACCGCTCAGAGTGTGTTGGGGCAGGGCAGTATTTTCCAGTTCACGCTGCCTGTCGAAGTGGTGGATGAAGAGGCAAATACCGTTCCTACGATCGATTGTCCGATGATTGAACTGGCTCCCCATCAGCCGCAGTATCGCATTCTGGTGGTGGATGATCAGGCAGAGAATCGCTTGCTGGTCGTCGAATGGTTTGAACGACTGGGGATAACTCTTCAGGAAGCGGTGACTGGAGAAGAAGCTTTCCTCCTATGGCAGCAGTGGCAGCCCCACCTGATCTGGATGGATATTCAATTACCGGATATTGATGGCTATGAAGTCACCCGCCGCATTCGCGCATCTGCACAAGCCAACGAACTGGCAGTTTCCCCGATTATTATTGCCCTCACTGCTCAAGCCCTACCGGAGGATCGCGTGCTTGCCCTTGCCGCAGGCTGCGACGATTATCTCAGTAAACCCGTTCGGCAGACCGATCTGTTTCGCAAGATGGAGAAGTACCTGGGAACCCAGTTTATCTACAGCCAGAGCATGAAACCTTCTGTGGGAATCGAAGAATAG
- a CDS encoding cation:proton antiporter domain-containing protein codes for MHLEPIVSFALLLAVILIVPIAFERIRLPGLLGLLIAGVVLGPNGLKLLSNESETMRLLSDIGLVYLLFVCGLEIDLEQFRATKHRSAGFGFLTFLFPLLTGIAVGRFFGFGWNASVLIGSLLASHTLLAYPIVSRLGVVTNESVTVTIGATIFTDIGSLLVLAICLGVNEGEFTVFSLASLLLSLLIYSAVILFGFSWLGREFFRRSSDSEGNQFLFVLLVVFIASIGAELIGVEKIVGAFLAGLAVNSVVGEGPVKEKILFVGNVLFIPIFFINTGLIINIPGFIRSLSNIELTLAIVLGLIGSKFLAAFVSRFLFRYSWREMLTMWSLSLPQVAATLAAAFVGFRANIISEDVLNTVIVMFVVTATLGPIITARAASGLTPSSSDIPVADAIDPLDETPDPQQPFTIVVPVYNPQTQGNLLEMAALFARHESGKIVPLSIASSPAHLDSPELESMVQRSRAALQEATEVCQSLGATATPILRIDEDTAQGISRTSREQNANLIAMGWGRTQGIRARLFGSVIDRVLWASHCPVAIMRLIDSPSTFKRILVPIDNPTRESIQLLLFADILEDANDASITLLHVCDRHSPPEREAWIESQLRLLVAKYMPFVYPEIRIVRSNDIAQEIIDASRSHDLVVMRNARRRDRAVGELVLSDITNRALRHINCSVVMLGEPHSHKGLLTMHRARSIQEVGG; via the coding sequence ATGCATTTAGAACCAATTGTTTCCTTTGCGCTGCTGCTGGCAGTAATTCTAATCGTGCCGATCGCGTTTGAGCGAATCCGATTGCCCGGACTGCTCGGACTGCTGATTGCTGGAGTAGTTTTAGGTCCAAACGGGCTGAAACTGCTGAGCAACGAATCGGAAACAATGCGGCTTCTGTCCGATATCGGACTGGTGTATCTGCTGTTTGTCTGTGGATTGGAGATTGATCTGGAGCAGTTTCGCGCTACCAAGCATCGATCGGCGGGATTTGGATTTCTTACCTTTCTGTTTCCGCTGCTAACCGGGATTGCGGTAGGGCGATTCTTTGGCTTTGGCTGGAATGCCTCGGTGCTGATCGGCTCGCTGCTAGCATCCCACACGCTGCTGGCATACCCGATCGTGAGTCGGCTGGGCGTGGTGACGAATGAATCTGTCACAGTAACGATCGGCGCGACGATTTTTACGGACATTGGTTCACTGCTGGTGCTGGCGATCTGCTTAGGCGTGAACGAGGGCGAATTCACCGTTTTCAGTCTGGCGAGTTTGCTGCTGTCGCTGCTGATTTACTCGGCGGTGATCCTGTTTGGCTTTAGCTGGCTGGGTAGGGAATTCTTCCGGCGATCGAGCGATTCAGAAGGCAATCAATTTCTATTTGTCCTGCTGGTCGTGTTTATTGCGTCGATTGGTGCAGAGCTAATTGGTGTAGAAAAGATTGTCGGCGCGTTTCTGGCGGGCTTAGCCGTCAATAGCGTGGTGGGCGAGGGTCCGGTTAAGGAAAAGATTTTGTTTGTCGGGAATGTGCTGTTTATTCCCATCTTTTTTATCAATACGGGATTGATTATTAATATTCCCGGCTTTATTCGCAGTCTAAGCAACATTGAACTGACACTGGCGATCGTTCTGGGATTGATCGGCTCAAAGTTCCTGGCAGCTTTTGTCAGTCGATTTCTCTTCCGCTATAGCTGGCGGGAAATGTTAACCATGTGGTCGCTGTCTCTGCCTCAGGTGGCGGCAACGCTGGCAGCAGCTTTTGTCGGTTTCCGAGCAAATATTATCAGCGAGGATGTGTTAAACACCGTCATTGTGATGTTTGTGGTGACGGCAACCCTGGGACCGATTATTACTGCTCGTGCCGCCAGTGGTTTAACGCCCAGCAGCAGCGATATTCCGGTAGCAGATGCGATCGATCCGCTCGACGAAACGCCGGACCCCCAGCAGCCCTTTACGATCGTAGTTCCGGTCTACAATCCCCAGACCCAGGGCAATTTGCTAGAAATGGCAGCTTTATTTGCCCGGCATGAGTCCGGTAAGATTGTGCCCCTCTCGATCGCCTCCAGCCCAGCCCACCTGGATTCGCCAGAACTGGAATCGATGGTTCAGCGCAGCAGAGCTGCATTGCAGGAGGCAACGGAAGTTTGTCAAAGTTTGGGGGCAACCGCAACGCCTATTTTGCGAATCGATGAGGATACCGCGCAGGGCATCAGCCGCACCAGCCGTGAACAAAATGCCAATCTGATTGCAATGGGCTGGGGCAGAACTCAGGGAATTCGTGCCCGTTTGTTTGGGAGCGTGATCGATCGCGTCCTCTGGGCATCCCACTGTCCGGTGGCAATTATGCGTCTGATCGACTCTCCTTCTACCTTTAAGCGAATCCTGGTGCCGATCGATAATCCCACCCGCGAGTCAATTCAGCTTTTGCTGTTTGCAGATATTTTAGAAGACGCCAATGATGCCAGCATTACCTTGCTGCACGTGTGCGATCGCCATAGTCCGCCGGAGCGCGAAGCCTGGATTGAATCTCAGCTCCGGTTACTGGTTGCCAAATATATGCCCTTTGTTTATCCGGAGATCCGGATTGTTCGCTCAAATGATATTGCCCAGGAAATTATTGATGCCTCCCGCTCCCACGATCTGGTGGTTATGCGAAATGCGCGACGACGCGATCGGGCAGTCGGCGAACTGGTTTTAAGCGATATTACCAATCGTGCCCTGCGGCATATCAACTGCTCGGTGGTTATGCTGGGTGAACCCCATAGCCACAAAGGACTGCTGACCATGCATCGGGCACGATCGATTCAGGAAGTCGGGGGCTAG